The genomic interval tttttttttgctactatTGCATTGTTCACTTAAATGACAGGTCCAAAACGGAAAACAAGTGTGTTTTATCCACTGCATCCATGTGCTGACGTATGTAGTATGTAAACATTTACCttacatgaaataaatgtttttatcagAAATCATGACATGTAACAGTGTTAAACGTCTGAATTCCAATTCTGGTGCTCCGTTATGGTGTTGTTACTTATCAGCTTCCTTAAAACACAAATGTCTTCGATTTTTACTGCAGCATGTCAGCTTGACTACCACGTTACACATGACACTGCACTATTCTATTCAAGCAAAGTTAAGCAGAAGATGCATAATTTCAAATGACTCAAATACAATGGTTATCAATGGAGTCCCCATGCATGATTAAACAACTGTCTAGTATAGTGTTAGCCTGCAATCCAAACATCAATCCTTATATTCCAGTACtgttaatgtttatttaatGATTGGAACCATCGCATATATTTTGCCACAgttcatattgtatatattgacTGGTAATTTTGGGCCTTTTTGAGCCTTTGGCATGTGTTACCAAGTTGTTACTATgggttgtggttgtgtgtgtgtgtgtgtgtgtgtgtgagggacaaattcaaaatctgatcttttttttttctccagttgCTCCCAAGAGTTGATCATCAAAAGCTGCATCAACCCCGAGTGTTGTAGCTAATGGCTATCATTGCGATCAATGACTTGTTTTGTTTCCATATGGACATATTTGATGCTCTCCTGGTTTAATCCAATTAGAGATGAGTATCTTACTGTTTTGAATGTAGATTTATACTATACCAATAATAGCCAAGTGTATGTTGGCTggtttgcttaaaaaaaaaaacttttgataCTGTGAAAAATCTTTCGCTCTGAAAGATTAAAATGATACAgttttgacaaaaatacaataagtgtgacgtttgttttctttgtgcTGCTTCTTTAATAGGCTGATGTGACGTCACCAGATGTATGCCAGATGTAGAATAATTATCTTACTGTAGTGACGATAATTCACCTTCTGTACGATGTACGGCCAATAATTCAAAAATCCCATAAAGTACGATAACCAAAACCCCTTCAATACACGGCTTTTAGCAAGAAAACAGGATACATGTGTATTGTCTTACTTGCTTAACAGCCAGGTAGGGgcgctgttttttttagtggcaGTTTTTTCCCCCAGTACATCTGGCAACACATTGAGGTAAGATTTGACCCTCTTAGCTTTCCGTACCTTAGCAACAACGCACAAGACCTGTTATCGATTTTTCAACATTTaactattttaaatattttgtggcATTTAATGTCACACTTTGCCGTACGAGGGTATAATTTTGTATAAGATGGAAGACGATAATCGGCTTAAAAAGGTAAGTTTAAATCAAAAGCCACAATTCCCCCGGCGAAAAAAGAGGCTACGTTAGCATGAGGCAACTAGCTAGCAACAAACAACCCAAGTTACATACGTTGGACGTGCTGTGCTTTGTATTATATAACTTTTCTTTCTGAAAATTGTGAAGTAGCCGACGAATATGAATGCAGAGTATGAACGTTGTGTGCTTAATTACCTGTAATTAACAAAGCTCATAGCTACAATAGTGCTCCGAACGTTGATTAAAGTGCCCCTTCGGATTGAATTAGCATTAAGGAAATTGTGTTTCTGTGACACATATTCAACAATAATATGCTGAACGCCACCAAAACTATTAAATTGCTCGTATGGCGTATTGTAGCTTGAACCATCGATATAATCCACACTTTGGTACAAGTAAAAATGAGTTTTGCAGGACATCTATTGATACCATATGTATATTGTTTGATGTGCTTTTGTGATATTAAAATCATTCTCCCCTCCAAATATTAATGACAGCgttaattatttttgttcagaGATCCCTCGAAGATGATGAAGGTTCTGACTCCAATGGATCGGAGGATGATGATTATGTTCCTTACGTTCCAGTCAAAATCAGAAAACAACAAATGGTAAGTTGTTGGTGGCAATTGAATTGTCATGTGTGAAACAATCTATACCATTTGACTTGAAAGTTTGAAAAATCATACAATCGTACGTGTTGCCCAAACGGCAGGTTCAGAAGATGCTTCGCCTGCGTGGTAAAGCGGTGGATGAGGAGCACAGAGACAGCGGGGAGGAGCAGAGAGATGAGGATGAAGGGCTTGGTCCACGCTCCAATGTCAGTCTCCTGGACCAGCATCAGCACCTCAAGGAAAAAGCTGAAGGTTTCCATTTCAAGCATTTTGGACTTGTCTCtgtaactattattattattattattataattttgcgGTTTTGTTTTGCGTTAATAGCACGCAAAGAGTCAGCCAAAGAGAAGCAACTGAAAGAGGAAGAGAAGATTCTTGAAAGTGTCGCAGAAGGCAGAGGTAATCCTTCATGACTATAATGTGATCAATTCAAACACTTTGGTTCCCAATATCAAAAATCACATCAATTTCTCTCCCAGCTTTAATGTCTGTGAAGGAGATGGCCAAAGGTATCATATATGATGATCCAATTAAAACCAGGTAAGCTTTTTATCTGTAAAGTCTTAAGTAAATCAAACACAGATTATGCCCTTGCTACATTTCATGATTGTTTTTTGTAGCTGGAAGGCACCGCGTTATATCCTGAATATGCCCGAGACCAGAAATGAGCGTGTCAGGAAGAAGTTTCACATCCTGGTTGACGGAGACGGTATCCCTCCTCCAATCAAAAGCTTCAGAGAGATGAAGTTTCCACCAGGTTGGTTGGACTTCAATATGCTCGTCCACACACATTAATATTACTGTCTGCCATTCAAATCcatgttgttgtgtttacagCAATTCTAAAAGGTTTGAAGAAGAAAGGAATTGTACATCCAACACCGATTCAAATTCAAGGCATCCCAACAGTGTAAGTGAACTATGCACACCTTAGTGTTAACTGTATTTGAAATTCATTAAAGACAATCATCAATATGTTCAATATGTTGTAGCTgtagtttggttttttttgcccCATACAGTTTAACTATTAGCAAGTACGGTGGTTTGTATGATGCAAAGCAAGTGTACACAATCTCAAActacaataaaaaacacattgttgACTTGCTACCTCTCcaacagtgtcaatcaaaactgagcttTTTGCCACGCTTTCTTAACATGACTCTTCAATGTAGACCTCGATCGCTCAGGTAAATTTAATGACTGTGTTTGCAGTCTCTCAGGTCGGGACATGATCGGGATCGCCTTCACTGGCTCAGGCAAAACTTTGGTCTTCACGTTACCCATCATCATGTTTGCTCTGGAGCAGGAGAAGAGGCTGCCCTTCTTCAAGAGAGAGGGACCATATGGACTCATCATTTGTCCTTCGGTAAGGcatagcccaggggtgggcaaactttttgactcgcgggccgctttgagttaacaaaattgtctcgggggggcagaatatatatttaatacgcactattttacgcttataattctgacagtccgcattgaattattagtctaattttatctgtaaaagtgtcatactatcagctgtcactatcagaccacagcaaattacgaaatagaattttacagttttgtttttttctgaatcaaacatccgacttgacttatgttgccagctgttgtatgttaaaatttgaaataattagaagcagttgatgtttgcgaaataatcactaataaatacaataaaatcactataatgacagttactatggtacccattatgtcattgtatggtcatatcacctcgtacttcggtacgtgacaaaaaaaaccttacaccatattaggaaagcaggaagtgatcaaattatgtcattgtagagtcacatcacttctgtacgaggtacattattaaaaaaaaaacaacaaaaaaaaactttaaactgtattatggaaagcaggaagtgaacaaatgtaacagttacttttcAGTTCATTTTAATGGCTGATTCCACTACAAGAATGTTacctgaaaaatatatatattatatttgtaacaaTAAATGTatctttagttgtaccaggaaTTAAAGTGAATAGGCTTATTGTTTCAGTGACAGTATATGAATACTAATATGAACATACAGTAACCTCATATGTCACTAACTTCTTTTTTGCTAGGAGCACAAAAAACCTGTGTTAACATCTTTTAAGTCAACCGCTGAAAATATCATAGCAGGGTAGCTACATAGCTGACTTCcgtacacacacaatacacactgtGTATTAATAACAGGATAAAAGCTCACTGGAAAATGTAAGTAAACTTGAGGCAAAATGTtatttgcgtacattttcaatgttaactgaaaaacacactgtaaccaaggttccattgcaCATTTAGGAGGACAAAGGTAAAGGACATTATTGGCACATTATTCCCAGGCTTTCAAGGGCCACATCTAGCTGCCGggggccttgagtttgacatgTTTGATGTAGATAATGAATGGGACAATGTTTATATGGTGAAACCTCTCCCTTTCCCCCCCCACACAGCGAGAGCTCGCAAGACAGACACACGGCATCATAGAATATTACTCTAAATTGCTCGAGGAGGAGGGAGCCCCTCAGATGCGAACGGCTCTCTGCATTGGAGGGATGTCTGTCAAGGAGCAGATGGAGGTTGTGAAACAGTGAGTATAAAAAAAGTAGCACATTGTGTTTGATTCAGAACCCACAAGATTTATCAAGGTGTGGTTATTTTGTCATTGGGCGTAGTGGAATTTTTTGTCCACTCAATCAGACCGTGTATGTTTCTCTTCTTACAGTGGTGTGCACATGATGGTCGCCACCCCCGGGCGTCTCATGGACTTGTTACAGAAGAAGATGGTGAGTCTGGACATCTGTCGCTACCTAGCGTTGGATGAGGCTGACAGGATGATTGACATGGGCTTTGAGGAGGACATCAGGACCATTTTTTCCTATTTCAAGGTAAAGCCCTCTTATAGTATTGGCGTATTTACTTTACACAGTAAAATAATTTCAACTGTATAAcagttttttgtacaaaaaatgaATTGTATGTTCTTCCTTCATCAAGGGTCAAAGGCAAACGTTGCTTTTCAGTGCAACCATGCCCAAGAAGATCCAGAATTTTGCCAAGAGTGCTCTGGTTAAACCCATCACAATTAACGTGGGTAGAGCAGGCGCTGCCAGCTTGGATGTTATTCAGGTATGTGCATCAGCGTCATGTCAGTTAATActaatgctacgttcacaccgacgcccaattgatggcgaattaaatcggcgagcaaagcttaatgaaagcgtaaagaccgtaatacagcgtaagaaaggtttgagcaattcgggacattcggcaagagcggcaaaattttttaaactgtttaaaaatttgaggcgatctgtcacgaattgcgtaaagcggggagagcgtattaaagcttatcaaagcgtcacaaagcttatcaaagttttgctcaaagcgtaggaaagcttaacagagcttggttcaaaggatcaaaggatctgctgcatctttatatattgtagcgtcgtcgccgacgctatggaaattACACGACTGCGATCGCTgacaagctttttattgcacaacaataatactggctactgtcggccgtaaccacgccgttgcaaccaccgccagcaacaCAACAGTACTTCCTCCACCAGACACAAGAGCACAACGTCAACATGAAAACGTTAGGGTCGCTACaatatgctctggatcagaggcgggatgcagtcgggatctcgaaattttccattgcgtaacagagcttagGAGattgagattttttgaaaaatgacgccgaattcgtcgccgattcaaagcgcgacattcggcgtcggtgtgaacgtagcataaggatcgaccgatacatcggccggccgatatggctgatatttgctttttttccttgtatcggtatcggccgatacgcgcgtgggtttactcatgtatttttccaccgcacacacgcacagaggGAATTGGAGCAGACGTGTCTGCTTATGAGGGGTCTTTAGCGTGCaaacaaactttaatgatgagagaaatgttttatatatcgtactctatattgtgtcagtgtgatgtgtttttgtgtgtggaatatttattccttttaaagttgataatgccgtttaaatgtgtgtttaagaaagccgaatcctactgtgttcagtgtttacatttcaatatatatttgtttaaacatgagacctgtaatatttgttataatggtcattttttcatgtaaattgagggatcaaaagcaatatcggcccaagcaaaatcggccattggctgagggtgatggaaaaaaatcggcatcggccccaaaaaaaacatatcagtcAATCCCTAGTTAATACTAAGCTACTAAAATAGAGTTGACTCTGatgcttgttttgtttggttgAATAGGAAGTGGAATACGTCAAAGAGGAGGCGAAGATGGTGTACCTGCTCGAGTGTCTGCAGAAAACGACGCCTCCTGTGAGTTCCATACTCAACTACATCAAGctctgacacacatacacaaaatgtATTCACACTTGTTAAATATGAATGACgttatttttcttgcaacagGTTTTGATATTTGCTGAGAAAAAAGCTGATGTTGATGCCATCCATGAGTATTTGCTATTGAAAGGTGTGGAGGCTGTGGCTATCCATGGAGGAAAAGGTATCCACACCATTGTGCTCTCCCTGCAGTTTCTCACCTTCACCACTAGATATCAGTATTGTATTAGTCAGCAGTGCTTCCTGGGACTTGTgatcaatcttttttttttttgttgacatgtTCAAGTTTCAATatcacgtgttttttttttactttagacCAAGAGGAAAGAACAAAAGCCATAGAAGCAtttaaagaaggaaagaaagacgTCCTAGTAGCCACAGACGTGGCCTCCAAGGGTTTGGATTTCCCAGCCATCCAGCATGTAGTCAACTATGACATGCCCGAGGAGATTGAAAACTATGGTGAGACTACAATGTGTGTTTATGATTTGCTTGGTTGCTTTCAAAGTAATGGTTTATCCGTGACACCACCACAGTATCTCAGTACACGAAAACATTGCTTAATTCGTTAACTAGTTGGGATATAACCTAACTCAATCATTTTGGTAGGCCCCTATTTTGTTGCTCTCGTGAGATAGACCGAAAAAATGTGCACAAAACCGCCACAATCCAAAATCTAATCTTGCCTAAAGATTTGAGTTTGTTATTGCTACAAAGCAGGCATCAACTCAATCTTATCTTCTATTTTATTATCTGGTAAGTGTAATAACCagatgtcccaatacttttgtccttaTGGAACAGGGGTCCAAGCCATCTATAATATGCAAAAATGTGATACGACAATGCAGCTTTGTAGGTCTGTGATTCTAatagtgtttaggccagcagaggaggccttgctggccctgactcCGCACCACTGTGGTATTTGTagtatggtttatttgtttcatggcattattcaaaataataagaaaaaatatatcgggatatataatatatatatcggcggcacggcggtctagtggttagcgcgcagacctcacagctaggagaccagggttcaattccaccctcggccatctctgtgtggagtttgcatgttctccccgtgcatgcgtgggttttctccgggtactccagtttcctcccacattccaaaaacatgctaggttaattagcgactccgaattgtcggaattgtaggaatgtgagtgtgaatggttgtttgtctatgtgccctacATAATGTtgagtcgctgtgtgatgaatttagtgttgtcagtaatatgacaccatgagtcagacgatTATGTTGGTACatgtacagggtgtaccccgcctgtctatatgtgccctgtgattggctggcgcccaaagacagctgggataggctccagcaccctccgcaaccctcgtgaggaaaaagcggtagaaaatgaatgaatatcaggatattaaatgcatattttgtagTCCAGTCACTGTTAAAGTTACATTTTCAGCGTCTACTTTTGTTTTTCTGGAGTTGACAGCcctatttttgtttaaatgcCCGTCATATTCTACTTCTGCTTCATTGTGACTCATCCGCCAGCCTGTTGCCCCCTGCTGAGCAGAGCAAGTACTGTGTGAAAGAGCACTTAATGTAGGATAAGTGGCACAGAAAAATATGGCTGAATCTGCATGCCAAATAAAAAGCTTTGGTTGTCGCGTTGTGACTCGCTAGGTGCCTAACGAGGGACACTGTAATTGTGTATTCTGACCACTTCCTGTTGGTGTTTGGTGAATGATTATTGGCTTTATGTGAAAGCAAACCATGATTTATGTCCTaaatatggagaaaaaaaaatccatatttctTGAAGTAACCTCCAGGAGAAATCACGTAAGATTGAAGAGGGTTTTAAATATTCagcaaaagtgaaaaatgtacaTCATTTTCCAGCTATATCATAATTCATCTCAGCAGAGCCTGTCTGGCAGCCATGAAGCAGCTTATAAATAACATGAAAGGGATCCAAAATGTCAATTTACAACTTGCCAGGACTTGGCAtatatacagtgtgtgtatatatatatattttttttt from Doryrhamphus excisus isolate RoL2022-K1 chromosome 23, RoL_Dexc_1.0, whole genome shotgun sequence carries:
- the ddx41 gene encoding probable ATP-dependent RNA helicase DDX41, with translation MEDDNRLKKRSLEDDEGSDSNGSEDDDYVPYVPVKIRKQQMVQKMLRLRGKAVDEEHRDSGEEQRDEDEGLGPRSNVSLLDQHQHLKEKAEARKESAKEKQLKEEEKILESVAEGRALMSVKEMAKGIIYDDPIKTSWKAPRYILNMPETRNERVRKKFHILVDGDGIPPPIKSFREMKFPPAILKGLKKKGIVHPTPIQIQGIPTVLSGRDMIGIAFTGSGKTLVFTLPIIMFALEQEKRLPFFKREGPYGLIICPSRELARQTHGIIEYYSKLLEEEGAPQMRTALCIGGMSVKEQMEVVKHGVHMMVATPGRLMDLLQKKMVSLDICRYLALDEADRMIDMGFEEDIRTIFSYFKGQRQTLLFSATMPKKIQNFAKSALVKPITINVGRAGAASLDVIQEVEYVKEEAKMVYLLECLQKTTPPVLIFAEKKADVDAIHEYLLLKGVEAVAIHGGKDQEERTKAIEAFKEGKKDVLVATDVASKGLDFPAIQHVVNYDMPEEIENYVHRIGRTGRSGQTGIATTFINKGCDESVLMDLKALLIEAKQKVPPVLQVLQSGDETMLDIGGERGCTFCGGLGHRITDCPKLEAMQTKQVTNIGRKDYLAHSSMDF